The DNA region TGCCATGCCCACGTCGGCACCATCTGGCCCCTTCTGACCCACTTCCCTGATCTTGTGGGTGCCCACTTCCTGCAGCTCCAGCTACCCCCGCCTCCTTACTCCCCCACATACCTGGCATTCCTAGTATGCCAGTCTCAGGGCTCCACCCGGCTGTCCTTGCCTAGACTGCCCTGAACTATCAGGGTGACTCACACCACCCCCTTCCCCTTCAGGTCTTGCTCAGCTACCACCTTCTCTGCCAGGCCTTCTCCTAAGGTCGGCAGCCGCCCACCACCCCGCACCTCACCTTCTCCCTGTGTACTGTCATAGCTGGATGTATACTTGACTCTGCTTAATTTCTTGCTTTTTAGCTGTCTGTGGCATAGTAAGAAATACATATGTGGTGTCTACCCTCAGTTCCTGTCATAGAGCGGCTGAATCCCTTGGACCTTCTGGTGACCACAGCATCTTTTGCTCTCCTGTCTCGGTTGGCTCCTGGATAGGGCTCCTCACCAGCAAGACTAAGCCAACCGTGATGAGGCCCTTGGATCTTTCAGCCCCACCTGCCATCCTTGCGGAGGGGAGAAGGGCTGAGGATAATTGACGACCATGCCAACAAGGCAAAGCCTCCAGAAAAACCCCTAACAGGAGGTTCACAGAGCTCCGGGGTTGGCGAGCACACCCATGTGTGAGGAGGGTGGTGTGCCCCAACTCCACAGGCACTGAAATGCCTTCACTTGGGACCTATCAGCCCTCACcctgtgtcccccccccccttctgGCTATGAATGCTCCCTTTCCACCAGCCTTTATAATGAGCTGGTAAATGTTAGCAAACGTTCCCCTGAGTTACATGAGCTACTCCAGCAAAGCACTGAACTGGGGGTGGAGGGAAGATTTTAAGATCCCTCGACTTTGACGCCAAGTTGGAGAAGTGAAGGTACCCTGAGGACCCACGCTTTGTGACTTGTGTCTAAGTGAGAGCACTGTCTCCTAGGCCTGATCCCTTAAAACCAGCGGAGCTTGACACTAACTCTAGGGAGCTGATTTCAGAATTGAATTAAACTATACAATACTCAACTGTGTCTAGAGAGTTGGGGAATTAGTtggtaaaagaggaaaaaatccaTGTTGGGTGTCAGAAGTGTTccgagaaataattttctttaccaTCCACTAGAATCTAAGTTCAATGagagcacagatttttttttttctcttctgatttcttcATTGCCGATTCTAGAAGGCCTTAAAAATACCCGGCAACAGCAAGTGGTCAATATATAGACTGAATGAGTCAATGAAGGGGCGTACATCAGAACAGGAATGAGTACATGAGGACCAGAGAAGACCACCCCAAACAGAAGGAAGTAGGAGCTGCATGCCCAGTTCAAGGGCAGGTCAAAGGGTCACCCCAGCTGGGAATAGTTGAAAGAAGGCACAGAACTAGAAGCACAGTGGTGAGCAAAGAGGAAGAAGACCAGGGCAGAGGAACCGCAGGGCAGAGGAACTGCAGGGCAGACGCGTGGTGCCTCACCCTGGGCGGCTGGTAGACACGGCCAGCAAGGTCAGCAAGGGCTAGAACCTGGGGGCCTTGGAGGCTTTGTCGAGGAACTGGTTTGTTCCAATGGCAGTAGGGAGCCACTGAAGGGTTTTGGAGCAGAGAAATGACCCGGTctaaaaaactgtaaaatatcaTTCCAGCTGCCAAGTGGAGCAAGGTCAAGCAAAGGCAGGGAGGCCGGGGCAGAGGCTGCTATGGCCATCCAGGCAGAGATGCAGAGGGAGACTCATCACTCAAAGACCAGCTCATGGAGGAAGTTAAAAAGGCCAAGGCTTGGACATGGGTTCAAAGTGGAGGCAGAATAAAACACCACTTAAGCTTGTGGGGTTTGAGTTGCTAGAAGGACGTGGGTGCTCCATCCTTCTTGTAGATGAAGGCTTTGAGGGAGACATCTAGGACTCTGGGTGTCTTCTGCAGGGAGACGTCAGAGAGATTGACAGAGACAGGGAAGGGCTGAGTTTGGCACCAAAAGCCCTCAGTGCAGAGACTTGCATTATGACTGCTATGCCTGCTGCAGCCACCGTGGGGACGCAAGATGCGGGAGCATATTGGGGGTATGCTGCCCTTGCTCCTGAGTTAACAGTGCCCACTTCAAAGATGAATGAATCCAGAAtctgaaatatattctttattttaggaTGAAATAGGATAAGGAAGAGATAGCTTTGTTAGTTGCCACTGAGGTACCATCGAAAGAACATCCTGAGGACACAAGGAGATACATGTATTGGAGGAGGGATTCGTAAGAGAAATATAGGTACTGAAGCCTTGATTTCTGGATATCAAAAGGTGAGCAGGGCCTGACTCCCAGGtctggggaggagggctggggtctggacccctgggtctgaggcaggaggcacTGGAATCTAGAGTCCTGCGTCTGAGGGAGGGACGGGGACCTGGTCTCTTGGCCGGGGGAGGGGGCTTGGTGGGACCTGGACCTCTtaggtctgagggaggaggcctgGAGTCTAGAGTGCTGGGTCTGAGCCTGGTTCCCTGGGTCTGCAGGAGGGGCAGCTGGACGCTGGGACTCACCACACCAGCACGGTCGCCATCGCAGATGCCAGGGCAGCTACAGCTGCGAGCATGCAGAGATTGCCCAGCGTCAGAGCCTCGGGCCTGGCCAGCAGCTCGCCCAGGCTGGGCCGCCAGGGCTCGATCATTTCCGCGTCCCGCGGCGCCCAGCTCACCACTTCCCGAAACGCTACTTGGAGCTCCGTCTCGCCGCGCGGGGGCGGGCCCGTCACTGCGGGGGCGCGCACGTCACCGGGCAGAGCCCCGCCCCCGAGTCCCCGCCCCCCCGCGCCCGCCCCCCGCACCGTTCAGGAAGAAGTAGAGGCGCGCCAGGGGGCGCTGGTCATGCTTGATCACGCAGGAGAAGGTGCCGCGGTGCTTGGGCTGCACTGGCCGGATCCGCGCCAGGTACCCTCGGGCCTGGGGCACTTCTCGGAAGTAGGACACGTCCCGAGTGCGCATCTGCCGGGGCGGCGGGGCACCCGAGCCAGGTCGACCCCTCGCGGCTCCCAAGCCCCGCCCCgcgccaggccccgcccccggccaCGCCCAGTCCGCAGCTCGCCGGGCAGCCCCGGGCGCGCCCCACCAGCTGCTCCCCAGACCCTTCGGGGTCCCGCCCCGACTCACACCTCCCGCAGCGAACTTCCAGGTATAGGTGACCTCCTCGGGCGGCAGCTGGAAGCCCACGACACAAGAGAACATAGCCTGCTCCCCCCGATTCACCGTCACGTCCTGAACTGAAGACCAAGGGGCGCTCCCGCGGGCCGCCAGGGTCCCCCgggccccttcccttcctcacaACAGCCCCTTTTCTCCAGTGGTGGTCCTGGCACCTCAGGCCCCGCCCCTCACCTGGACAGTCCAGCGGAAGTTTGCAGAGACTGGAGAAGCACTTGTTGCAAAAGAAACGCCGGGCGACCTCCTGGACCCCTGTGGGGCGAGGACGCGGGATCTGCTGTTCTTTTGGTCAACTGTGGGCTCCCTGGGTCCTCTGGGCCAGGTGGAAGGTGACCCGCCTTCCCCGCGTCATTCCTGAGGTGCTTCTCACTCCTGGCCACCCTCTAGACCTCCTGTTGGTTTACTTGGGGACCCCGGAACCGTCTTCTTTGAGCTTTTAAAGCAACCTGGCTTCCTTCGGGCCTGAAGCCCACCCATGCCCTGCCACCTTAACTCCCAGATTTCGACCCGACCGCCCCTGTTCTCCGCGATCCTATTCGTATTTAAGACCTTACCGCAGGGAGGGACGCAGGGCTGAACTGCGGAGAGAGGGGACGCATTACTACCCGAGAAATCGCCGGAGGGACTCAATCTACAGCTCCGCTAGAGGATGGCACCTGGCCGGACACCTTCCCTTAAGGGGCGGAGCCAGGCCTGGGGCCCTCCCCTAGCCTAGATCTGCAATGCCCCACCCAGGGGCGGGCCCGGGGTCTCAGAGCGCCACCCAAGGGGGGAGGCTAGGCCCTCAATGCTCCACCTAGGGGCGGGGCCACGTCCTCAGGGCCGCGTGAAGAAGTCAGACTTAGGCCTGTTCAGGATAGAGGGGACATGTATCACACCTGTGCCCTGAGGAGTGAGGGGACATCATTAGTGTATTCCACAGGGGGAGCAGGACTAGATGCTTGGCGATCCTTGGAGAAGCCAAGACCTATTTATTAGGAGGCCGAGTTAAAGAGGTAAGGCCAGTCTAGTCCACTAAGGAGATCCAGTTGGAGAGGGAATCTTTCAGAGAGCGGGGGTGGGGGCACACACTGACATCCAGGAAGAGGCCTGGACAAGTCTGGTCCGCACCGTGCTAAAACTGATGGAACTGGAAGGACACCTGCGGTCCAAGGGGCAGGGCCAGAGGCAGAGTGGTGCAGGCGGGATGGACAGCTGCCTACCAAGGGCTCCAGCTCAGAGTCCACCAGGGGATTGTACGGAGTGGTCAGGGTTTTCAGGAGTGGGGTTTTCCACCTGTGTGTATCTGGGGCCGGGAGGAGGTTGGAATCTATTTTACCTTCTTTAAGCTGTAGAATGGCcttcttcatttcttctgcaGCAGCACGAAAGGCGTCCTCAAAGGACCCTGGAGAGTGGAGGGGCCCTTGTAGAGGCGGCCTTTTCCTCTGACCCACTCAACAGGGCTCGCTGTCATGCCGTGTCCTTTCTGCACTCATCTGTCACTACCACATCCTGTCTTCCTGCCTTCTTCATCTGTCTACTGGGAAGCCTGGCAAGTCCCTCcttctgcctcctgggtgtctcTCTCTCAGACAGAAACCCTCTCCTGAAACATCTGCCCTTACCTTgttgagagaaaagggaaaataatgacaaaatccTCGCCCAGACCTACAAGGTCCTAGGTGGTCTGGCCGagttctgttttcctcttttctttcacaTGAAAAGAACCACATTCCTAGCACCCCAGGGACTTTGCACAAGCTGGCTTCTGATCCCAGCACATCTTCCCCACTGATTATTCTCCAGTTTTTACACCTCAAGGGTCACCTCCCTACGATTTTTTCCACAATCATAAATCTATAGTCTTCTTGAGTTCCCTGTTATTATCTGTCATAGCTCCCTATTCATTCCATGCATAGTTTTCACCAGCttgcaatctctctctctctctctctctctctctctctctctctctctctctctctcacacacacacacacacacacacacacacacgcacacacgcataTACAGAGGTCTATGCTGATCATCGAAGTATCTTAGTAATATGTCCTTGTTTAGATGGGGGGTGGGGCCCTGAGTCTTAAAAAGAGCTCAGTAAATATGTGTACAATGAACTCCAGAATCCAGCTGGAATTGGAGCCCACAGGCAGTGGCCTATGGCCCAGATCCACCCTCGGATGTGTTGTATTTGGCctggaaagtgttttttttttttttaatgaactggTTGCCAAgatataaaatttggaaaagtcacataaaatatttggcattgCGTTTAAACTTTTTGGAAAGGCTGAAATGCAGAGACTGCATCTCTACCAGGCAGCCATGGGCTGGAGCTTCGTGCCCCGCCCCCCCTTAAGAGGCCGGTCCCTGCTtgtccccagcccaggccctgttGGGATCTACCCCTCCTCCACTCTTACTTCCTGGCTCCCTGGTGCTCACTGGGGTTAGACCATTGCCCTGTCCAGGCTGCTGGGTTGTGGCTCTTTCTGCTGGATCTCTGCAGAGAGCCTGGACGGCTGGATTGATCTCACGGTGGCGGTGGTTTGGGATCAGAAACGTGGCAGGATGCTATGGGATGGAGTGTGCCCTCCccttccccaaattcatgtgttgaggTCTTTGTCCCCAGTGTCTCAGaagtgactgtatttggagagcATCCAGAGAGGTGACAGAGTTCAagtgaggtcattagggtggtcCCCAGTCCAGAATGGTTGGTGTCCTTGTAAAGAGGGAATGGGATGCAGACCCTCAGGAGGGAAGGCCACATGCACCCGGGAGAAGACAGCCCCCGGAGCCCTCAGAACAGCCACACCTTCACCTCCAACTTCTAGCCCCCAACACTGTGAAGACATGATTGTCATCTAAGCCGCCTGTCCGCCCCAGCGCCTCGTCTCAGCAGCCCTAGCAAGCCAGCCACAAGCACTGTGGCTGCCTCCAAACACCTAATTCTTCCCTCTAATAACAGAATGCTGTGTTTCACCTGGGAAAGCACACCCCCCTTCCCCACCTAGCTAAAAGGCTGTGGTCATATGACCAAGTTGTGGCTGTTAGATATAAAGTGACAGTGTCATGTGAGTCACAGCCTTAAAAGGGAGGTACTGTCACCCTACTGATTCCTTCCGCTGCCTCCATTCTGCTACCTGAAACTTGGTGTTGATGACTGGAGCTCCAGTAGCCACACAGGACCATGAGGACCAAGGTGATGATAGAGCGGAAAGCTGGAAGGAACTTAGGACTAAGAGCCTAACTCAGACTTATTTcatgtgagaaaaataaacttctagTTTGCTTACGCCATggtggggaaggaggaaaggttcCTCTGTGACTCAGTGAGGGTACTGGCAGGAAAGTGGCTTAAGTCGTGATCATCGGGTGCACACTCAGAGGGGTACCCCTGAAGCCAAGGAGGGGGTTCCAAACGAGAAGCCGGGGACTTAGAGGTCTTTGCTTGGCCACAGAGCAGGAGTGTGGTCTGCAGTGGCAGGGTGACCAACACGATGAGGTCACATGGGACGCTCCCGAGAGGCCAGGAATTGGAGGAATCACCGTGAGCTATCTCCGGGTCTAACCAGTGGCTCACAAGGAGAGTGAGTGGGGGACAGCCCAGTGAGCCGGGGAGGCAGGGGTGTGACCCAGAGAGGGTGGGGGTGTTGGGAAGTGTCCCCCAGGGAGTGGCCAGAGGGAGGTGCTCCATCTCTGGCTCACATCACCTGGGGTTGAGCCCTGGCATGTCTGGGAGCACCTGTCTCACACCCGAGGGATTCCCTGGGCGACCCTGGTCAGCCACTTAACTTCCTGACCCTGAGTCTCCTCCTTCCTAAGGTGGGGACAGTGTCTGCctcccagggcagggagggggctaGGTGCCCCAGGACATCTAAGCTGTCTAGTGGCACCACTTAACGCCTGCCTGAGGTAGTGTATCAGCCCTCAGAAGGATGTGCCGAGGGCACCCGGGGGACACAGAGGAGGGCAGCTAGTATTGTCACCACCTCCCAATCTGAGATGGGAAGGCGAGACCTGAAGAAGTCAGGGAAGTGGTCCAGGGTGACACGGCCACCCTGCGCCCCACAGGCCTCTCCACCCACTCGTTCCTGTGACCTATGACTGTCCTCTTTCCCCACGGCTTGAGCATTTCTCATCCAAGTGCTGAGACCAGAAGTGTTCCGATTTCTAGAGTTTTATAAATTTTGGAATAGTTGCTTGTACGTAAGAGAGATGTCAGAGAGGGGGCACAAGTCTCCGCTTGGCGCCCGCTTGGGCTTCATGCACACCTGACGTGCAGCATTTTGAGTGCACCTGACACGTGAGGTCAGGTGTGCAGTCAAGTTGGTGCTCAAAGTTTCAGTTTTGGAGCACGTCAGATTTCAGACCTGGGGGTGAAGGACGCCAACCCTGCCCCACTATCCACCCCACGGTGCATACACAGGAGCAGTCTCCCCGTGGCCACCAAGAGCAGCACGAGTCCTGCCCTCCATCTCTCCGGTCCTCCCTGGGGAGTCATCTGTTGTTCTTCCTGTTCCCCGAAACCACATGCCTCTGGACCTGTCCATCTCCAGACATCTGAGTCTGCCCTTCCTGTCCAGTGGAGCCCCAGCTTGCCCCTCTGGAAAGTGGGGCGGTGATGCTGCACCTCCCGGAGCTGGTACCGGGATGCACTTTAGGTCGGTAATCAGCACAAGCACAGGGCGGACACGCTCCTTCCCATGCACATGCGTGGGGCAGGCCTGGCGCCAGGTCAAGCCCTCCCTGATGAGTCCCAGACCTCATCTTGGCCGGCCTGGACCACTGCCACTGGCAGGCCACCATCGGCAGACCTCTCACTGTGTCCCACCTGGCTGCCAGAGGGAGTCCTATGTCTCCGGGTAGCATCCTGCCGTAGCTCCCCACCTTAAAACAGAAGACCAGGCCATTCCACGGCCCACAGCAGGCCTCCTCGGTGAGCCCAAGCCAGAATCAGCAGCACTTGTGAACTTGGTAAAAATGTCTACTCTTGGGTCCTACCTCAGACCTGCTGGTCAGAAACAGAGGGCAAGCCCAGCAACCTGCCTTGTAACAACTCCGAGAGGTTCCGACATCTACTAGGGCTGGAGGACCACTGGTCTGCATGGATGGATACCACCTAGTCTCTTGCCACCTCTCCAGGCTCAGCTGTACTCTAGACCCACTGGCCCCGTTTTCTCCTCCTGAGACTATTTCTCCAGGTCTTCTGGCTCTCACAACCTTATCCCATCTTTGCTCCACTGGATCCTCTCATCTGCACCCACTCTGACCAACCCATCTTACACAGTCTCTGCATTCCCTTCTCCGATTGCCTCCACAGCACAGATCACCTACTGACACTATTTCATTGACAGTCTGTGCTCTGACCCTCAACAG from Urocitellus parryii isolate mUroPar1 chromosome 15, mUroPar1.hap1, whole genome shotgun sequence includes:
- the Spaca6 gene encoding sperm acrosome membrane-associated protein 6 codes for the protein MAPLSLVSAVPTALLALLVFRASTWACLLCFTSYAERFRLCKMWARGPRVEQCQEAFTAAFKGLSNVEINYWERSHLQDAFTQMAHSLQEAAAAQGECLVDAFRAAAEEMKKAILQLKEVQPCVPPCGVQEVARRFFCNKCFSSLCKLPLDCPVQDVTVNRGEQAMFSCVVGFQLPPEEVTYTWKFAAGGMRTRDVSYFREVPQARGYLARIRPVQPKHRGTFSCVIKHDQRPLARLYFFLNVTGPPPRGETELQVAFREVVSWAPRDAEMIEPWRPSLGELLARPEALTLGNLCMLAAVAALASAMATVLVWMFFRWYLSGN